A region of Beijerinckia sp. 28-YEA-48 DNA encodes the following proteins:
- a CDS encoding HPP family protein yields the protein MRKIVVAAVGGGLGILLMILLGHEVGLELALVPFTTSIVLVMSAPETPFAKPLNIFGGHVISALCGLAVVKLCGDGVWFSALAVGLAIAVMLATDTMHPPAGINALLMVVAHPPWTFVLMPVAAGALILVAFSWAYQKATRAVAGG from the coding sequence ATGCGCAAGATCGTGGTGGCGGCGGTTGGTGGCGGGCTGGGGATCCTGTTGATGATCCTGCTCGGCCATGAGGTCGGGTTGGAACTGGCGCTGGTGCCGTTCACCACGTCGATCGTGCTGGTCATGTCGGCGCCGGAGACGCCCTTCGCCAAGCCGCTGAATATTTTCGGCGGCCATGTGATTTCGGCCCTGTGCGGGCTCGCGGTGGTCAAGCTGTGTGGCGACGGCGTCTGGTTTTCGGCGCTCGCCGTGGGTCTCGCCATCGCCGTCATGCTGGCGACCGACACCATGCATCCGCCAGCTGGCATCAACGCGCTGTTGATGGTCGTGGCGCACCCGCCCTGGACCTTCGTGCTGATGCCGGTGGCGGCCGGGGCGCTGATCCTGGTGGCGTTCAGTTGGGCCTATCAGAAGGCGACGCGGGCCGTCGCGGGCGGCTAG
- a CDS encoding cytochrome c biogenesis CcdA family protein: MTSLALAFIAGLLTLLSPCVLPLLPVVLGAAASQHRLGPLVLAAGLTLSFTLLGLFVALFGFALDIDADFFRNAAAILLVIIGLVLMVPAAQMRLATAAGPVSNWAETRFGGFSTSGLAGQFGVGLLLGAVWSPCVGPTLGAASILAARGENLGMVALTMIVFGIGAGLPLALLGFASRQSLLAWRDRLRGSGGVLKIVFGLVLIVAGLAVLTGIDKRIETFLVNVSPQWLTDLTTRF, from the coding sequence GTGACATCCCTCGCGCTTGCCTTCATCGCCGGCCTGCTCACCCTTCTGTCGCCCTGCGTATTACCCCTGTTGCCGGTCGTTCTCGGCGCCGCGGCGTCGCAACATCGGTTGGGACCACTGGTTCTGGCGGCAGGGCTGACATTGTCGTTCACGCTGCTTGGCCTGTTCGTCGCCTTGTTCGGCTTCGCTCTCGATATCGACGCTGACTTCTTCCGCAACGCCGCCGCCATTCTGCTCGTCATCATCGGCCTCGTCCTGATGGTGCCGGCGGCCCAAATGCGGCTCGCGACCGCCGCCGGTCCGGTGTCCAATTGGGCGGAAACGCGCTTTGGCGGCTTCTCGACGTCTGGCCTCGCCGGTCAGTTCGGCGTCGGCCTGCTGCTTGGCGCGGTCTGGTCACCCTGTGTCGGCCCGACACTGGGCGCCGCCAGCATTCTCGCCGCACGCGGCGAGAACCTCGGCATGGTGGCTCTCACCATGATTGTGTTTGGCATCGGTGCCGGTCTGCCGCTGGCCCTGCTCGGCTTTGCCTCTCGCCAATCCCTGCTCGCCTGGCGCGATCGCCTACGCGGCAGCGGTGGCGTGCTCAAGATCGTCTTCGGCCTAGTTCTGATTGTTGCCGGCCTCGCTGTCTTGACCGGCATCGACAAGCGCATCGAGACCTTTCTCGTCAACGTCTCACCACAATGGCTGACCGATCTGACGACACGTTTTTAA
- a CDS encoding glutathione S-transferase family protein — translation MSLTLYGHPFSSYCQKVFIAFYVNETPFDLRILEDKVALAEFTALWPLKRMPALVDGGKTVVESTVIIEHLDVHYPGATRLVPSDPAVALDVRMLDRFFDNYIMTPMQKIVLNQIRPADARDSYGVEEARGMLDTAYGWLDVHLKGRPWAAGADFSLADCAAAPSLFYADWAHEIAPRFAEVRAYRERVLKHPAVKRAVDDGRPYRSYFPLGAPDRD, via the coding sequence ATGTCGCTGACGCTCTATGGCCATCCGTTTTCGTCCTATTGTCAGAAGGTGTTCATCGCCTTCTACGTCAATGAGACGCCGTTCGATCTGCGCATTCTCGAGGACAAGGTTGCTTTAGCGGAATTCACCGCGCTCTGGCCGCTCAAGCGCATGCCGGCGTTGGTCGATGGCGGTAAAACGGTGGTCGAGTCGACGGTCATCATCGAACATCTCGATGTGCATTATCCAGGCGCCACGCGTCTTGTGCCGTCTGATCCCGCTGTGGCGCTCGATGTGCGCATGCTCGATCGTTTCTTCGACAATTACATCATGACGCCGATGCAGAAGATCGTCCTCAACCAGATCCGCCCTGCTGATGCGCGGGACAGCTATGGTGTCGAGGAAGCACGTGGCATGCTCGACACGGCTTATGGCTGGCTCGATGTGCATCTGAAAGGCCGCCCGTGGGCGGCTGGCGCGGATTTTTCTTTAGCCGACTGTGCTGCCGCGCCCAGCTTGTTCTATGCCGATTGGGCTCATGAGATCGCGCCACGCTTCGCTGAAGTGCGCGCCTATCGTGAGCGGGTGCTCAAACATCCCGCCGTCAAACGTGCGGTCGATGACGGGCGCCCGTATCGCTCCTATTTTCCGCTCGGCGCGCCCGATCGCGATTAA
- the rpsD gene encoding 30S ribosomal protein S4 — translation MTKRAESKYKIDRRMGENIWGRPKSPVNRREYGPGQHGQRRKGKLSDFGTQLKAKQKVKGYYGNISEKQFRKYYQEAVRMKGDSGDNLIALLERRLDAVVYRAKFVPTVFAARQFVNHGHVKVNGRKVNIASYLVKVGDLIEVKEASRQLVIVLEAAQLAERDVPDYYEVDHSKMTAKVTRIPLPSEVPYPTVMEPNLVIEFYSR, via the coding sequence ATGACAAAGCGCGCAGAATCCAAGTACAAAATCGATCGCCGCATGGGCGAGAACATCTGGGGTCGCCCGAAGAGCCCGGTGAACCGCCGCGAATACGGCCCCGGCCAGCACGGCCAGCGCCGCAAGGGCAAGCTTTCCGACTTCGGCACCCAGCTCAAGGCCAAGCAGAAGGTCAAGGGCTACTACGGCAACATCTCCGAGAAGCAGTTCCGCAAGTACTATCAGGAAGCCGTGCGCATGAAGGGCGACTCGGGCGACAACCTGATCGCGCTGCTCGAGCGTCGTCTCGACGCGGTCGTCTACCGCGCCAAGTTCGTGCCGACCGTTTTCGCGGCCCGCCAGTTCGTCAACCACGGCCACGTCAAGGTCAACGGCCGCAAGGTCAACATCGCCTCCTATCTCGTGAAGGTCGGCGATCTGATCGAGGTGAAGGAAGCTTCGCGCCAGCTCGTCATCGTGCTGGAAGCCGCCCAGCTCGCCGAGCGTGACGTGCCGGACTATTACGAAGTCGACCATTCGAAGATGACCGCCAAGGTCACGCGCATTCCGCTGCCGTCGGAAGTTCCCTATCCGACCGTGATGGAACCGAACCTGGTCATCGAATTCTATTCGCGCTGA
- the purB gene encoding adenylosuccinate lyase, with translation MIPRYSRPEMVKIWDPQTRFRIWFEIEAHACDALAEIGVIPKESAKAIWERAGNVTFDVARIDEIERVTKHDVIAFLTHLAEFIGPDSRFVHQGMTSSDVLDTCLNVQLVRAADLMIADVDALLAAIKKRAFEHKMTPTIGRSHGIHAEPVTFGLKMAQAYAEFSRCRERLVAARKEVATCAISGAVGTFANIDPRIEEHVAAKLGLTPEPVSTQVIPRDRHAMYFATLGVVASCIERLATEIRHLQRTEVLEAEEFFSEGQKGSSAMPHKRNPVLTENLTGLARLVRGMVTPAMENVALWHERDISHSSVERMIGPDATVTLDFALARLTGVVDKLIVYPANMQKNLDRLGGLVHSQRVLLALTQKGVSREDAYAYVQRNAMPVWRGEGDFLTLLKADKDVAAKLSAAELEELFDLGYHLKHVDTIFKRVFGEA, from the coding sequence ATGATCCCCCGCTATTCGCGCCCCGAAATGGTTAAAATCTGGGACCCGCAGACCCGGTTCCGCATCTGGTTCGAGATCGAGGCCCATGCCTGCGACGCTCTCGCCGAAATCGGCGTCATCCCCAAGGAAAGCGCCAAGGCGATCTGGGAACGCGCCGGCAACGTCACCTTCGACGTCGCCCGCATCGACGAAATCGAGCGCGTGACCAAGCACGACGTCATCGCCTTCCTCACCCATCTGGCCGAATTCATCGGCCCTGATTCGCGCTTCGTCCACCAGGGCATGACCTCCTCGGACGTGCTCGACACCTGCCTGAACGTCCAGCTCGTGCGCGCCGCCGATCTCATGATCGCCGATGTCGACGCCCTGCTCGCCGCGATCAAGAAGCGCGCCTTCGAGCACAAAATGACGCCGACCATCGGCCGCTCCCACGGCATCCACGCCGAACCGGTCACCTTCGGTCTGAAAATGGCCCAGGCCTATGCGGAATTCTCCCGTTGCCGCGAGCGGCTCGTCGCCGCCCGCAAGGAAGTGGCGACCTGTGCCATTTCCGGCGCCGTCGGCACCTTCGCCAATATCGACCCGCGCATCGAAGAGCATGTGGCGGCCAAATTGGGCCTGACGCCTGAGCCGGTCTCGACCCAGGTCATCCCGCGCGACCGCCATGCCATGTATTTCGCCACCCTGGGCGTCGTCGCCTCCTGCATCGAGCGCCTGGCGACCGAGATCCGCCATCTGCAGCGCACCGAAGTGCTGGAAGCGGAGGAATTCTTCTCCGAGGGCCAGAAGGGCTCCTCGGCGATGCCGCACAAGCGCAATCCGGTGCTGACCGAAAACCTCACCGGCCTCGCCCGCCTGGTGCGCGGCATGGTCACGCCCGCCATGGAAAACGTGGCGCTCTGGCACGAGCGCGATATTTCGCATTCCTCGGTCGAACGCATGATCGGCCCGGACGCGACGGTGACCCTCGATTTCGCCTTGGCGCGCCTGACGGGCGTCGTCGACAAGCTGATCGTCTATCCCGCCAATATGCAGAAGAACCTCGACCGCCTCGGCGGCCTCGTTCATTCCCAGCGCGTGCTGCTGGCGCTGACCCAGAAGGGCGTGTCGCGCGAAGACGCCTATGCCTATGTCCAGCGCAACGCCATGCCGGTGTGGCGCGGCGAGGGTGATTTCCTCACCCTGCTCAAGGCCGACAAGGACGTGGCGGCGAAGCTAAGCGCCGCCGAGCTCGAGGAATTGTTCGACCTCGGCTACCACCTCAAGCACGTCGACACGATCTTCAAGCGCGTGTTCGGCGAAGCCTGA
- the phaZ gene encoding polyhydroxyalkanoate depolymerase, producing MQSLCHGIWLASVSVQPGAQAMYHYYQAYADLTDPVRMLAANAERILTTWGSNVTASPIKRMAAYYELVTLAGFTHARPDYGIKTVNVRGETKMVSETVVLDTDFCSLLRFTRKGGEDAPKVLLLAPMSGHFATLLRGTVRTLLKDYQVYLSDWKNVRDIPLAAGPFDLDDFIEHIIRFIKFLGPQLHVMAVCQPTVPALAAVALMAQDKDPDQPASLTLMAGPIDTRISPTVVNKLATDHPIEWFREKLVGIVPGSLKGSGRLVYPGFLQLAAFMSMNLERHAKSFADLFKHRLEGEFEKADTIRDFYKEYFAIMDLSGEFYLQTIKSVFQDAALAQGQLSYRGRLIEPQAIKRTFLLTVEGERDDICAIGQTLAAHDLCSGLRPYMKSHHMEPGAGHYGVFNGKRWDNRIYPKVRDHIQGSV from the coding sequence ATGCAATCACTATGCCATGGCATATGGCTTGCTTCGGTCTCGGTCCAACCGGGTGCCCAGGCGATGTATCACTACTATCAAGCCTACGCCGATCTCACCGATCCGGTCCGGATGCTGGCGGCGAATGCCGAGCGCATCCTCACCACCTGGGGCAGCAATGTCACGGCGTCGCCGATCAAACGCATGGCGGCCTATTACGAGCTCGTGACCCTGGCCGGCTTCACGCATGCGCGGCCCGATTATGGGATCAAGACGGTCAACGTGCGTGGCGAGACGAAGATGGTGAGCGAGACGGTCGTGCTCGACACGGATTTCTGCTCGCTGCTGCGCTTCACCCGCAAGGGTGGCGAGGACGCGCCGAAGGTGTTGCTGCTGGCGCCGATGTCCGGCCATTTCGCCACCTTGCTACGCGGCACAGTACGGACTTTGTTGAAGGACTATCAGGTCTATCTTTCGGACTGGAAGAATGTCCGCGACATTCCCTTGGCCGCGGGCCCGTTCGATCTCGATGATTTTATCGAGCACATCATTCGTTTCATCAAATTTCTGGGGCCGCAGTTGCATGTGATGGCGGTCTGTCAGCCGACGGTGCCGGCGCTCGCCGCTGTCGCGCTGATGGCGCAGGACAAGGATCCGGACCAGCCCGCCAGCCTGACCTTGATGGCCGGGCCGATCGATACGCGGATATCACCAACGGTGGTGAACAAGCTGGCGACGGATCATCCGATCGAATGGTTCCGCGAAAAGCTTGTCGGCATCGTGCCCGGTAGCCTCAAGGGCAGCGGCCGCCTGGTCTATCCAGGCTTCCTGCAATTGGCGGCGTTTATGAGCATGAACCTCGAACGCCATGCGAAATCCTTCGCCGATCTGTTCAAGCATCGTCTTGAAGGCGAGTTCGAGAAGGCCGACACGATCCGCGATTTCTACAAGGAATATTTCGCTATCATGGATCTGAGCGGCGAGTTCTATCTGCAGACGATCAAGAGCGTGTTTCAGGATGCGGCACTGGCGCAGGGCCAGCTCTCCTATCGCGGTCGTTTGATTGAGCCGCAGGCGATCAAACGCACGTTTCTGCTGACGGTCGAGGGTGAGCGCGATGACATTTGCGCCATCGGCCAGACCCTGGCGGCGCATGATCTGTGTTCAGGTCTGCGGCCCTATATGAAATCCCATCACATGGAGCCGGGCGCCGGCCATTACGGCGTCTTCAACGGCAAGCGCTGGGACAATCGCATCTATCCCAAGGTGCGCGATCATATTCAGGGTAGCGTTTAA
- a CDS encoding alpha/beta fold hydrolase — protein sequence MSDPNFGKAKRLKLSDLDILIAPGLGGGSPDHWYARWVEKLSTARRIEQANWNEPNYDDWIARITDAATRCERPVILVGHSLGALSIAHAAQRLENSSVTAAYLVAPPSTRVLATLPEVDPRFGAMPSTPLPFPSVLVASRDDPYATFDESEAMAQDWGSTIADAGNAGHINAESGHGPWPEGLIRFAGFLKTL from the coding sequence ATAAGCGATCCCAATTTTGGAAAGGCCAAGCGACTGAAACTCTCCGACCTCGACATCCTGATCGCCCCCGGCCTCGGCGGCGGCAGCCCCGATCACTGGTATGCGCGCTGGGTGGAAAAGCTTTCCACCGCACGCCGTATCGAACAGGCCAACTGGAACGAGCCCAATTACGACGATTGGATCGCGCGCATCACCGACGCGGCGACCCGGTGCGAACGGCCCGTCATCCTGGTCGGCCATTCGCTTGGCGCTTTGTCGATCGCCCATGCGGCACAGCGATTGGAGAACAGCAGCGTCACCGCCGCCTACCTGGTCGCACCGCCATCAACGCGCGTCCTCGCGACCTTGCCGGAAGTCGATCCGCGTTTCGGTGCGATGCCCTCAACGCCGCTGCCCTTCCCCTCGGTGCTGGTGGCAAGCCGCGATGATCCTTACGCGACCTTCGACGAAAGCGAGGCCATGGCGCAAGACTGGGGCTCGACCATCGCCGATGCCGGCAACGCCGGACACATCAACGCGGAGTCCGGCCACGGTCCTTGGCCTGAAGGCTTGATACGATTTGCTGGCTTTCTGAAGACACTGTAG
- a CDS encoding dihydrofolate reductase family protein → MAKLIVSMVTSVDGYIEKPGGQFVPPPWSDEVERHWSNYALERAGHLIYGRVNFFKMKDFWTPAETDPTSIAATIPYAKTMNSLPKTLVSRSFTGDPGWNGTLAKGDLAATIAALNASVKGDIFCFGGAGLVNSLVTLDLPDEYRLMIAPVLFGDGKKLFEAGADIKSLPDLPLTRTECIALDTGSVILHYRRDR, encoded by the coding sequence ATGGCCAAGCTGATCGTATCGATGGTGACGAGCGTGGATGGCTATATCGAGAAGCCTGGCGGGCAATTCGTGCCACCGCCATGGTCGGATGAAGTCGAGCGCCATTGGTCAAACTACGCCCTCGAACGGGCCGGGCATCTCATCTATGGCCGCGTCAATTTTTTCAAGATGAAGGACTTCTGGACGCCGGCCGAAACCGATCCGACGAGCATCGCCGCGACCATCCCCTATGCCAAGACCATGAACAGCCTGCCGAAGACCTTGGTCTCGCGCAGCTTCACTGGCGATCCCGGCTGGAACGGGACGCTCGCCAAGGGCGATCTTGCCGCCACGATCGCGGCACTGAACGCGAGTGTGAAGGGCGACATTTTCTGTTTTGGCGGCGCCGGTCTCGTCAACAGCCTGGTGACGCTCGACCTGCCCGACGAATATCGGCTGATGATCGCGCCGGTGCTGTTTGGCGATGGCAAGAAACTGTTCGAAGCGGGGGCCGACATCAAGAGCTTGCCGGATTTACCGCTGACGCGCACCGAATGTATTGCGCTCGATACCGGCTCGGTCATCCTGCATTATCGCCGCGACCGCTGA
- a CDS encoding cupin domain-containing protein: protein MLDKPTTEPETTSAYPTEFSHTKPADTQWRGEGLRDFFLYKDLGIAKATNGKVIAHLVKANLPPEKGTGWHKHVADFQIVLMTKGWAKFMYEDKITLVEAGDCVHQRPGIVHYLYDYSPDMEYLEIVGPADFASVDVEQGPAAVPAPTPWT from the coding sequence ATGTTGGACAAGCCCACTACCGAGCCTGAAACAACCTCTGCATACCCGACCGAATTCTCCCACACCAAACCCGCCGACACCCAATGGCGCGGCGAAGGTCTCCGAGATTTCTTTCTCTACAAGGATCTCGGCATCGCCAAGGCGACCAACGGCAAGGTCATCGCCCATCTGGTGAAGGCCAATCTGCCGCCGGAGAAAGGCACCGGCTGGCACAAGCATGTCGCCGACTTCCAAATCGTGCTGATGACCAAGGGTTGGGCGAAATTCATGTACGAGGACAAAATCACCCTCGTTGAAGCCGGTGACTGCGTCCATCAGCGCCCCGGCATCGTGCATTATCTCTACGATTACTCGCCCGACATGGAATATCTCGAAATCGTCGGCCCCGCCGATTTCGCCAGCGTCGATGTCGAGCAAGGCCCGGCCGCTGTGCCAGCACCGACGCCGTGGACATAG
- a CDS encoding glutathione S-transferase family protein, whose translation MVRTTLTLSSRNYSSWSLRGWLMAKQSGVPFTEIMVAPDDLDARAEILLLSPSILVPCLEHNGIKIWDTLAIGEFLNEIAPKAGLLPKDQAKRAHCRSICGEMHSGFSALRSALPMNLRGHFPNFKVWSKAQADIARIETIWTECLKTYGGPFLFGEFSMADAMYAPVATRFITYDVKLDKTCAGFRDRILAWPAMQEWIDSALAEPEEIEELEVEF comes from the coding sequence ATCGTGCGCACGACCCTTACCTTAAGCAGCAGAAACTACTCGTCCTGGTCGTTGCGCGGCTGGCTGATGGCCAAGCAATCGGGCGTACCATTCACGGAAATCATGGTCGCGCCTGACGATCTCGACGCCCGCGCCGAGATTCTCCTGCTCTCGCCCTCGATCCTGGTGCCTTGCCTTGAGCACAATGGCATCAAGATTTGGGACACCTTGGCGATTGGTGAGTTTCTCAACGAGATCGCCCCAAAGGCAGGCCTTCTGCCTAAGGATCAGGCGAAGCGTGCCCATTGCCGCTCCATTTGCGGCGAAATGCATTCCGGCTTCAGCGCCTTACGCTCAGCCCTGCCGATGAATTTGCGCGGCCACTTCCCCAATTTCAAAGTCTGGTCGAAGGCCCAAGCCGACATCGCCCGCATCGAAACCATCTGGACCGAATGCCTGAAGACCTATGGCGGGCCGTTCCTGTTCGGGGAGTTTTCCATGGCCGACGCCATGTATGCGCCCGTCGCCACCCGCTTCATCACCTATGATGTTAAGCTGGACAAGACTTGCGCCGGTTTCCGTGACCGCATTCTCGCCTGGCCGGCGATGCAGGAGTGGATCGACTCCGCTCTGGCGGAACCGGAAGAGATCGAGGAACTCGAAGTCGAGTTTTAG
- a CDS encoding thioredoxin family protein, giving the protein MIILSRRTALLSAACGLLATMVPAWATERQPYTEEAFLAAQKAGRSIVIEVHAPWCPICAKQKVVMKELEKKPEYDKLLIFMVDFDSQKDVLKKFRVTHQSTYISFTGTDEMQRSTGITDPMSLDALLQTAL; this is encoded by the coding sequence ATGATCATACTCTCACGTCGCACCGCCCTCCTGTCGGCCGCCTGCGGCCTCCTCGCCACCATGGTGCCAGCTTGGGCGACGGAACGTCAGCCCTATACGGAAGAGGCTTTTCTCGCCGCGCAAAAGGCTGGCAGATCGATCGTCATCGAAGTCCACGCGCCGTGGTGCCCGATCTGCGCCAAGCAGAAGGTCGTCATGAAGGAGCTGGAGAAGAAGCCGGAATACGACAAGCTGCTGATCTTCATGGTCGACTTCGACAGCCAAAAAGACGTGCTGAAGAAATTCCGCGTCACCCATCAATCGACCTATATCAGCTTCACCGGCACCGACGAGATGCAACGCTCGACCGGCATTACCGATCCGATGTCGCTGGACGCTTTGTTGCAGACCGCACTCTGA